The following are from one region of the Actinoplanes sp. L3-i22 genome:
- a CDS encoding aldehyde dehydrogenase, with the protein MSSELRADQRDAEVPLRHPERFFIDGRWVAPASAASFGIVDPATEELYYRVSLAGEADMSAAIAAARTAFDRTGWSLLPPAERAAWVHKLAEGLRRRADDAGLLWTRQVGVLHTMAVASMARVGATYDFYADLAADFEWATRHTPMQGGFGAVVREAIGVVGAIVAWNTPASLIAYKVAPALVAGCTVVVKAPPEAPGEAYVLAEVAEEIGLPAGVLNVLTADREASELLVRDPRVDKIAFTGSSAVGRRIASICGERVARYTLELGGKSPAIIFDDYDLDTAAKALAAAECTLNGQVCASLTRIIVTRDRHDAFAEALAGHFSAARIGDPFDPNAQIGPLAMERQRDRVESYIRKGVAEGAKLIGGGGRPKDFDRGYYLEPTVFAGVDNQSTIAQEEIFGPVLSVIPADSEEHAIELANQTVFGLNASVFTNDIDRAYHAARRIRSGTVGHNGFRSDPRMGVGGVKQSGFGREGNRDGLLPYLEPKSVILDQIPAGF; encoded by the coding sequence ATGTCCAGCGAACTCCGCGCTGATCAGCGGGACGCCGAGGTGCCGCTGCGGCACCCGGAGAGGTTCTTCATCGACGGGCGGTGGGTCGCACCGGCCTCGGCCGCGAGCTTCGGCATCGTGGACCCCGCCACGGAGGAGCTCTACTACCGCGTGTCGCTCGCCGGCGAGGCGGACATGTCGGCGGCCATCGCGGCGGCCCGCACCGCGTTCGACCGCACCGGCTGGTCGCTGCTGCCCCCGGCCGAGCGCGCCGCCTGGGTGCACAAACTCGCCGAGGGCCTGCGGCGCCGGGCGGACGACGCCGGGCTGCTCTGGACCCGGCAGGTCGGCGTCCTGCACACGATGGCGGTCGCCTCGATGGCCCGGGTCGGCGCCACCTACGACTTCTACGCCGACCTGGCCGCCGACTTCGAGTGGGCGACCCGGCACACGCCGATGCAGGGCGGCTTCGGCGCGGTCGTGCGCGAGGCGATCGGCGTGGTCGGGGCGATCGTCGCCTGGAACACGCCCGCCTCGCTGATCGCCTACAAGGTCGCGCCGGCCCTGGTCGCCGGCTGCACGGTCGTCGTCAAGGCGCCGCCCGAGGCGCCCGGCGAGGCCTACGTGCTGGCCGAGGTCGCCGAGGAGATCGGCCTGCCGGCCGGCGTGCTCAACGTGCTGACCGCCGACCGGGAGGCCTCCGAGCTGCTGGTCCGGGATCCGCGGGTCGACAAGATCGCCTTCACCGGCTCCAGCGCGGTGGGCCGGCGGATCGCGAGCATCTGCGGCGAGCGGGTGGCCCGCTACACCCTCGAACTGGGCGGCAAGTCGCCGGCGATCATCTTCGACGACTACGACCTGGACACCGCGGCCAAGGCGCTGGCCGCCGCCGAGTGCACGCTCAACGGGCAGGTGTGCGCGTCACTGACCCGGATCATCGTGACCCGCGACCGGCACGACGCGTTCGCCGAGGCGCTGGCCGGCCACTTCAGTGCGGCCCGGATCGGCGACCCGTTCGACCCGAACGCGCAGATCGGGCCGCTGGCCATGGAGCGCCAGCGCGACCGGGTGGAGAGCTACATCCGGAAAGGTGTGGCCGAGGGCGCCAAGCTGATCGGCGGTGGCGGCCGGCCCAAGGACTTCGACCGCGGCTACTACCTCGAGCCGACCGTCTTCGCCGGCGTCGACAACCAGTCGACGATCGCTCAGGAGGAGATCTTCGGCCCGGTGCTGAGCGTCATCCCGGCCGACAGCGAGGAACATGCGATCGAGCTGGCCAACCAGACCGTCTTCGGCCTCAACGCGTCGGTCTTCACCAACGACATCGACCGCGCTTACCACGCGGCGCGGCGGATCCGCTCGGGCACGGTCGGGCACAACGGCTTCCGCAGCGACCCGCGGATGGGGGTCGGCGGCGTCAAGCAGTCCGGCTTCGGGCGCGAGGGCAACCGGGACGGCCTGCTGCCGTACCTGGAGCCCAAGAGCGTGATCCTCGACCAGATCCCGGCCGGTTTCTAG
- the mftD gene encoding pre-mycofactocin synthase MftD (MftD, an enzyme found in the mycofactocin biosynthesis locus, performs an oxidative deamination of 3-amino-5-[(p-hydroxyphenyl)methyl]-4,4-dimethyl-2-pyrrolidinone (AHDP). The resulting compound, now called pre-mycofactocin (PMFT), is a biologically active redox cofactor that can oxidize the non-exchangeable NADH of TIGR03971 family SDR-type oxidoreductases.) encodes MASTRDWFETVAEAQRRAKKRLPRGVYLALVAGAEAGVTMDDNVAAFSELRFRPHVADLPEKRSLATTVMGQEVSLPVLISPTGVQAVHPDGELAVARAARDAGTVMALSSFASKPVEQVGRENDKLLFQSYWVGSRDDVLARAERARAAGAKGLIVTVDWVFGYRRDWGSPYIPERINLKAMLRYAPQVAPKPGYLWTWLRSGHLPDLGVPNLGAREAPVPTFFGAYGQWMGSAQPTWEDLAWLREQWGGPFMVKGITRPDDARRAVDIGATAISVSNHGGNNLDSTPASIRNLPAVADAVGDQIEVLLDGGIRRGSDVVKALALGAKAVLIGRAYLWGMAAGGQRGVTNVLEIIRQGIDETLLGLGRSSIHEVTRDDVIVPDGFTLNVKN; translated from the coding sequence ATGGCGAGCACACGAGACTGGTTCGAGACGGTGGCCGAGGCCCAGCGGCGGGCGAAGAAGCGCCTGCCCCGCGGCGTCTACCTGGCGCTGGTGGCCGGCGCCGAGGCCGGCGTCACGATGGACGACAACGTCGCCGCGTTCAGCGAGCTGCGGTTCCGGCCGCACGTCGCCGACCTGCCGGAAAAGCGGAGCCTGGCCACCACCGTGATGGGCCAGGAGGTGAGCCTGCCGGTGCTGATCTCGCCGACCGGCGTGCAGGCCGTGCACCCCGACGGCGAGCTGGCGGTGGCCCGGGCCGCCCGCGACGCCGGCACCGTCATGGCGCTGTCCTCGTTCGCCTCCAAACCGGTCGAGCAGGTCGGTAGGGAGAACGACAAGCTGCTGTTCCAGTCGTACTGGGTGGGCAGCCGCGACGACGTGCTGGCCCGGGCCGAGCGGGCCCGCGCGGCCGGCGCCAAGGGCCTGATCGTCACCGTGGACTGGGTCTTCGGCTACCGGCGGGACTGGGGGAGTCCGTACATTCCGGAGCGGATCAACCTGAAGGCGATGCTGCGCTACGCCCCGCAGGTCGCGCCGAAGCCCGGCTACCTGTGGACCTGGCTGCGCAGCGGGCACCTGCCCGACCTGGGCGTGCCCAACCTGGGCGCCCGCGAGGCGCCGGTGCCGACCTTCTTCGGCGCCTACGGCCAGTGGATGGGCTCGGCGCAGCCGACCTGGGAGGACCTGGCCTGGCTGCGCGAGCAGTGGGGCGGCCCCTTCATGGTCAAGGGGATCACCCGGCCCGACGACGCGCGCCGCGCGGTGGACATCGGCGCCACCGCGATCTCGGTCTCCAACCACGGCGGCAACAACCTCGACTCCACCCCGGCCAGCATCCGCAACCTGCCCGCGGTGGCCGACGCGGTCGGCGACCAGATCGAGGTGCTGCTCGACGGCGGCATCCGGCGCGGCAGTGACGTGGTCAAGGCCCTCGCGCTGGGCGCGAAGGCCGTCCTGATCGGCCGCGCCTACCTGTGGGGGATGGCGGCCGGCGGCCAGCGCGGCGTCACCAACGTCCTGGAGATCATCCGCCAGGGCATCGACGAGACCCTGCTCGGCCTGGGCAGATCCTCGATCCACGAGGTCACCCGCGACGACGTCATCGTCCCCGACGGCTTCACCCTCAACGTCAAAAACTGA
- a CDS encoding mycofactocin-coupled SDR family oxidoreductase, which produces MSGRLEGKVAFITGAARGQGRTHAVRLAREGADIIAVDLLDTIDTVPYPLSRKDDFEETVRQVEALGRRIVATPADVRVPADLAAAVSAGIAEFGRLDIVVANAGILTMGSDTVKAFLDVVDVNLVGVFNTVAAAEPHLQAGASIILTGSTAALLVGTVDRGGPGGLGYAHAKRHVARLGHDLSRVFASRRIRVNVVHPTNVHSGMMDNDFMYHAFRPDLANPTGEDMLPALVDKSPMGVPWLEPEEVSEAVLYFACDESKWVTGQQLKLDGGQLGPVTDPGVPA; this is translated from the coding sequence ATGTCAGGACGTCTTGAGGGCAAGGTCGCCTTCATCACCGGCGCCGCCCGGGGGCAGGGCCGCACCCACGCGGTCCGGCTGGCCCGCGAGGGCGCCGACATCATCGCGGTCGACCTGCTCGACACCATCGACACGGTGCCCTATCCACTGTCCCGAAAAGACGATTTCGAGGAGACGGTACGGCAGGTCGAGGCGCTCGGCCGCCGGATCGTCGCCACGCCGGCCGACGTGCGGGTGCCGGCCGACCTGGCGGCCGCGGTCAGCGCGGGCATCGCCGAGTTCGGCCGCCTGGACATCGTGGTCGCCAACGCCGGCATCCTGACCATGGGGTCGGACACGGTGAAGGCGTTCCTCGACGTCGTCGACGTGAACCTGGTCGGCGTGTTCAACACCGTCGCCGCCGCCGAGCCGCACCTGCAAGCCGGGGCCTCGATCATCCTCACCGGTTCGACCGCCGCGCTGCTGGTCGGCACGGTCGACCGGGGCGGCCCCGGCGGTCTGGGCTACGCGCACGCCAAGCGGCACGTCGCCCGGCTCGGCCACGACCTGTCCCGGGTCTTCGCGAGCCGCCGGATCCGGGTCAACGTGGTGCACCCGACCAACGTGCACTCCGGAATGATGGACAACGACTTCATGTACCACGCCTTCCGGCCCGACCTGGCGAACCCGACCGGTGAGGACATGCTGCCCGCCCTGGTCGACAAGTCGCCGATGGGTGTGCCGTGGCTCGAGCCGGAGGAGGTCTCCGAGGCGGTGCTCTACTTCGCCTGCGACGAGTCGAAGTGGGTCACCGGCCAGCAGCTCAAGCTCGACGGCGGTCAGCTCGGCCCGGTCACCGACCCGGGAGTCCCCGCCTAA
- a CDS encoding MFS transporter, whose translation MADSLGPTAPPRAQRAPALIITILILAAVVSSFEATMMYTALPGIIEQFHSTPSAAGWILTGFLLVGAASAAISGRLGDAFGRRNVLIVVLLASVVGSAVSLFAHSLAVLIAGRSIQGLAGGLVPLCVGILRENLPRRNLPVAVATVAGAAMCGGAAGNIVAGNIYDAWGWHYIFVVSLVLALVTAAGAVLLPAAVSRTGFAKIDWLGGILFAPGIALAMYGIHESSNWGWDSGKTLGFIAGGLLVLAAWVAWEYFHDNPLLNVRYFASRKIGLTLVVTMLVSFGTLGISGFLGQLVMQMPKIAPVGLGLSAGVAGDISFACSLLGFAIAPLSGRLSRGGRSRNAFLIGAAFGLAAAVLSALLLGTVAGWIVSQLVLTCATGFMLSSLPNLIVEGVHGENTSEVSGFYMVTQNAFAAVGTSVGTTILSQHLIQGTPFSTHASYNILFAIIAVGAVLAFVVALFIRKGTLGETAGDLGQAESQGQLTHLSA comes from the coding sequence ATGGCAGATTCCCTTGGCCCGACGGCGCCGCCGCGGGCCCAGCGCGCCCCCGCGCTGATCATCACGATCCTGATCCTGGCCGCGGTCGTCAGCTCGTTCGAGGCGACGATGATGTACACCGCACTGCCCGGGATCATCGAGCAGTTCCACTCCACGCCCAGTGCCGCCGGATGGATCCTCACCGGGTTCCTCCTGGTCGGCGCCGCGTCGGCGGCCATCAGCGGTCGCCTCGGAGACGCCTTCGGCCGTCGCAACGTCCTGATCGTCGTGCTGCTCGCGTCAGTGGTCGGCTCGGCGGTCAGCCTGTTCGCGCACAGCCTGGCCGTGCTGATCGCCGGGCGGTCGATCCAGGGCCTGGCCGGTGGCCTGGTCCCGCTCTGCGTCGGCATCCTGCGCGAGAACCTGCCGCGTAGGAACCTGCCGGTCGCGGTGGCCACGGTCGCCGGCGCGGCGATGTGCGGTGGCGCGGCCGGCAACATCGTCGCGGGCAACATCTACGACGCCTGGGGCTGGCACTACATCTTCGTGGTCTCCCTGGTGCTCGCCCTGGTCACCGCGGCCGGCGCGGTCCTGCTGCCGGCGGCGGTCAGCCGGACCGGCTTCGCGAAGATCGACTGGCTCGGCGGCATCCTGTTCGCGCCGGGCATCGCCCTGGCCATGTACGGCATCCACGAGAGCAGCAACTGGGGCTGGGACAGCGGCAAGACCCTCGGCTTCATCGCCGGCGGCCTGCTGGTGCTGGCCGCCTGGGTGGCCTGGGAGTACTTCCACGACAACCCACTGCTCAACGTCCGGTACTTCGCCTCGCGCAAGATCGGCCTGACCCTGGTCGTCACGATGCTGGTCTCCTTCGGCACGCTGGGCATCTCCGGTTTCCTCGGCCAGCTGGTCATGCAGATGCCGAAGATCGCGCCGGTCGGCCTCGGCCTGAGCGCCGGGGTCGCCGGGGACATCTCGTTCGCCTGCTCGCTGCTCGGCTTCGCGATCGCCCCGCTGAGCGGCCGGCTCTCGCGCGGCGGGCGCTCGCGCAACGCGTTCCTGATCGGCGCCGCGTTCGGCCTGGCCGCCGCGGTCCTCTCGGCCCTGCTGCTCGGCACGGTCGCCGGGTGGATCGTCTCGCAGCTCGTGCTGACCTGCGCCACCGGATTCATGCTCAGCTCGCTGCCGAACCTGATCGTCGAGGGCGTGCACGGCGAGAACACCAGCGAGGTGTCCGGCTTCTACATGGTCACCCAGAACGCGTTCGCGGCCGTCGGCACCTCGGTCGGGACGACCATCCTGTCCCAGCACCTGATCCAGGGCACCCCGTTCAGCACCCATGCCAGCTACAACATCCTGTTCGCGATCATCGCGGTCGGCGCGGTGCTGGCCTTCGTGGTGGCGCTGTTCATCCGCAAGGGCACGCTCGGCGAGACGGCCGGCGACCTCGGCCAGGCGGAGTCGCAAGGTCAGTTGACCCATCTCTCCGCATGA
- the mftD gene encoding pre-mycofactocin synthase MftD (MftD, an enzyme found in the mycofactocin biosynthesis locus, performs an oxidative deamination of 3-amino-5-[(p-hydroxyphenyl)methyl]-4,4-dimethyl-2-pyrrolidinone (AHDP). The resulting compound, now called pre-mycofactocin (PMFT), is a biologically active redox cofactor that can oxidize the non-exchangeable NADH of TIGR03971 family SDR-type oxidoreductases.) yields MPWFESVAEAQRQAKKNLPYVVYGALLAGSEAGRTVADNVAAFGELGFAPRVAGQHAQRDLSTTVLGMRTSMPVLISPTGVQAVHPDGEVAVARAAANRGVIMSLSDFASKPVEEVVAANPDTVFQIHWSADRDTLLQRVDRARAAGCRALIITLDWSFSHGRDWGSPVIPEKVDFATMLRMAPGVLRHPGWLWRFARAGRIPDLTTPNQGSTTFFDAYRRWQQATPPTWADVAWLAQQWGGPILLKGISRVDDARRAVDAGVTALSVSNHGGNNLDTTPATIRLLPSIAAAVGDQVEVLLDGGIRRGGDVAKALALGAKAVLIGRAYLWGLAANGPAGVENVLDILRGGLDSAVLGLGHASPGDLGPDDLVIPDGFTRTLGRTIP; encoded by the coding sequence ATGCCCTGGTTCGAATCGGTCGCCGAGGCACAACGACAGGCAAAGAAGAATTTGCCGTACGTCGTGTACGGCGCGCTGCTGGCCGGTTCGGAGGCCGGCCGCACCGTCGCGGACAACGTCGCCGCGTTCGGCGAGCTGGGCTTCGCCCCGCGGGTCGCCGGCCAGCACGCGCAGCGGGACCTGTCCACGACCGTGCTCGGCATGCGGACGTCCATGCCGGTGCTGATCTCGCCGACCGGGGTGCAGGCCGTGCACCCGGACGGCGAGGTCGCGGTCGCCCGCGCCGCCGCGAACCGTGGCGTGATCATGAGCCTGAGCGACTTCGCGTCGAAGCCGGTCGAAGAGGTCGTCGCGGCCAACCCGGACACCGTGTTCCAGATCCATTGGAGCGCCGACCGGGACACGCTTCTCCAGCGCGTGGATCGGGCCCGGGCGGCGGGGTGCCGGGCGTTGATCATCACCCTGGACTGGTCGTTCTCGCACGGCCGCGACTGGGGCAGCCCGGTCATCCCGGAGAAGGTCGACTTCGCGACGATGCTGCGGATGGCTCCCGGCGTGCTGCGGCACCCGGGCTGGCTGTGGCGGTTCGCGCGGGCCGGGCGGATCCCGGACCTGACCACCCCCAACCAGGGCTCGACGACCTTCTTCGACGCCTACCGGCGGTGGCAACAGGCGACGCCGCCCACCTGGGCGGACGTCGCCTGGCTGGCGCAGCAGTGGGGTGGGCCAATCCTGCTCAAGGGGATCAGCCGGGTCGACGACGCGCGCCGGGCGGTCGACGCAGGCGTCACCGCGCTGTCGGTCTCCAACCACGGCGGCAACAACCTGGACACCACCCCGGCGACGATCCGGCTGCTGCCCTCGATCGCCGCGGCCGTCGGCGACCAGGTCGAGGTGCTGCTCGACGGCGGGATCCGGCGCGGCGGCGACGTGGCCAAAGCCCTCGCGCTCGGCGCGAAAGCCGTCCTGATCGGCCGCGCCTACCTGTGGGGCCTCGCGGCGAACGGTCCGGCCGGTGTGGAGAACGTCCTGGACATCCTGCGCGGTGGCCTCGACTCGGCGGTCCTGGGACTGGGCCACGCCTCGCCCGGGGACCTGGGACCGGACGACCTGGTGATCCCGGACGGCTTCACCCGCACCCTAGGACGGACGATCCCATGA
- the mftF gene encoding mycofactocin biosynthesis glycosyltransferase MftF (Members of this protein family, MftF, are glycosyltransferases, members of PF00535 (glycosyl transferase family 2). The encoding gene is found as part of the mycofactocin cassette, in Mycobacterium tuberculosis, many other Actinobacteria, and occasional members of other lineages. Mycofactocin itself, a putative redox carrier, is a heavily modified derivative of the C-terminal Val-Tyr dipeptide of the mycofactocin precursor MftA (TIGR03969).), which translates to MTLPIGFVVVLDEKTRLVDNGRALLGGAPTTHLLRLTPRAQKLFTGRKLRVRDAASATLADRLLELAIAHPLVEELPPHPDPRCTYVIPVHDRPRPLDRLLTSIGPGHEVIVVDDASEDRAGIAAVAARHGARLIALPRNLGPAGARNAGLREVTTPFVAFVDSDIVLGENTVQTLLKHFHDPRTAVAVPRITGLHTPSSHTWIGRFENARGSLDLGARPASVRPGSYVSWASTACSIARVAAIADGFDEDMRVAEDVDFGWRAVAAGWRVRFEPSVAAAHEHRARFGDWFTRKLVYGTGAHPLAVRHPESVAPAIVAPWSAALTVALLAQRRWSLPVAAAICGVTAVRIARKLDVEESAGLGVRLTAGGAVGTLLQTGALLTRHWWPATVAGCLVSKRVRRATAVAVVADVLLEYANGGRIDLDPPRYWLAHRLDDIAYGSGVWWSALRGRSVKALLPQLRTSGTSRKAPASRVNSVSSSPVRSADSSSSHSS; encoded by the coding sequence ATGACCCTCCCGATCGGTTTCGTCGTCGTGCTCGACGAGAAGACCCGGCTCGTCGACAACGGCCGCGCGCTGCTCGGCGGCGCGCCGACCACCCATCTGCTGCGGCTGACGCCGCGCGCGCAGAAGCTGTTCACCGGACGGAAGCTGCGGGTCCGCGACGCCGCGAGCGCCACGCTCGCCGACCGCCTGCTCGAACTCGCGATCGCGCATCCCCTGGTCGAGGAGTTGCCGCCACACCCGGATCCGCGCTGCACCTATGTCATCCCGGTGCACGACCGGCCGCGGCCGCTCGACCGTCTGCTGACCAGTATCGGCCCGGGCCACGAGGTGATCGTCGTGGACGACGCGTCGGAGGATCGGGCCGGCATCGCGGCGGTCGCCGCCCGGCACGGCGCGCGCCTGATCGCGCTGCCCCGCAATCTCGGCCCGGCCGGCGCCCGCAACGCCGGCCTGCGCGAGGTGACCACGCCGTTCGTGGCGTTCGTCGACTCCGACATCGTGCTCGGCGAGAACACCGTGCAAACCCTTCTAAAACACTTCCATGACCCGCGTACGGCGGTGGCCGTCCCCCGCATCACCGGACTGCACACCCCGTCGTCGCACACCTGGATCGGGCGCTTCGAGAACGCGCGGGGCTCGCTGGATCTGGGGGCCCGGCCCGCCTCGGTCCGGCCCGGTTCCTACGTGTCCTGGGCGTCGACCGCCTGCTCGATCGCCCGGGTGGCGGCGATCGCCGACGGGTTCGACGAGGACATGCGGGTCGCCGAGGACGTCGACTTCGGCTGGCGCGCGGTCGCCGCCGGCTGGCGGGTCCGGTTCGAGCCGTCGGTCGCCGCCGCGCACGAGCACCGGGCGAGGTTCGGCGACTGGTTCACTCGCAAGCTCGTCTACGGCACCGGCGCGCACCCTCTGGCCGTGCGCCACCCGGAGTCGGTCGCCCCGGCGATCGTCGCGCCGTGGAGCGCTGCCCTCACGGTTGCCCTGCTCGCTCAGCGCCGATGGTCACTTCCGGTCGCGGCGGCGATCTGCGGGGTGACCGCGGTGCGGATCGCCCGCAAGCTCGACGTCGAGGAGTCGGCCGGGCTCGGCGTGCGGCTCACCGCCGGTGGCGCGGTCGGCACGCTGCTGCAGACCGGCGCCCTGCTCACCCGGCACTGGTGGCCGGCGACCGTGGCGGGCTGCCTGGTGTCGAAGCGGGTGCGCCGCGCGACCGCGGTGGCCGTGGTCGCCGACGTGCTCCTGGAGTACGCGAACGGCGGGCGGATCGACCTCGACCCACCGCGGTACTGGCTGGCCCATCGGCTCGACGACATCGCGTACGGAAGCGGGGTCTGGTGGTCGGCTCTTCGTGGCCGATCGGTAAAGGCGCTGCTGCCTCAGCTGCGCACCTCGGGCACGTCCCGGAAGGCGCCGGCGAGCCGGGTGAACAGCGTGTCGAGCAGCCCGGTCAGGTCCGCGGACTCGTCCTCCAGCCACAGCTCGTAG
- the mftE gene encoding mycofactocin biosynthesis peptidyl-dipeptidase MftE codes for MTELARAVWTEVPAAGSLVLVPVGSTEQHGPHLPFTTDTVIARAVAERTAADLPGALVTPAIAFGNSGEHAGFPGTISIGHEALRLVLIETMRSLALWADRVVFVNGHGGNVRTLENAVTMLRAEGHHVAWTPCAFPGDAHAGRSETAVMLHLAPDQVRVAAAAAGNTRPLAELMPELVNGGVRSVAPNGVLGDPAGASADEGRDLLDALVTATIRRISRFAPDSRGRLVTA; via the coding sequence ATGACCGAGCTGGCCCGCGCCGTGTGGACCGAGGTGCCCGCCGCCGGCTCGCTGGTCCTGGTCCCGGTGGGCTCGACCGAGCAGCACGGCCCGCACCTACCGTTCACCACCGACACCGTCATCGCCCGCGCCGTCGCCGAGCGGACCGCCGCCGACCTACCCGGAGCCCTGGTCACGCCGGCGATCGCGTTCGGCAACAGCGGCGAACACGCGGGGTTCCCCGGCACGATCTCGATCGGGCACGAGGCGCTGCGGCTGGTATTGATCGAGACGATGCGCTCGCTGGCGCTGTGGGCCGACCGGGTGGTGTTCGTAAACGGTCACGGCGGCAACGTGCGCACGCTCGAAAACGCGGTCACGATGCTGCGGGCCGAGGGGCACCACGTCGCCTGGACGCCGTGCGCGTTCCCCGGCGACGCGCACGCCGGCCGCTCCGAGACCGCCGTGATGCTGCACCTGGCCCCGGACCAGGTCCGAGTGGCCGCCGCGGCCGCCGGGAACACCCGCCCGCTGGCCGAGCTGATGCCGGAGCTCGTCAACGGCGGAGTCCGGTCGGTAGCACCGAACGGCGTGCTCGGCGATCCGGCCGGTGCGTCCGCCGACGAGGGCCGTGACCTGCTGGACGCGCTGGTCACGGCCACGATCCGGCGCATCAGCAGATTCGCCCCCGACTCCCGTGGAAGGTTGGTGACGGCATGA
- the mftR gene encoding mycofactocin system transcriptional regulator (MftR, the mycofactocin system transcriptional regulator, is an uncharacterized TetR family DNA-binding transcription factor. Its role is inferred by context. It occurs as part of the biosynthesis locus for mycofactocin, a partially characterized electron carrier derived from the terminal Val-Tyr dipeptide of the precursor peptide MftA, through a radical SAM enzyme-mediated process.): MAEPATGAVRSGRPRVASRAELERIGFALFERQGFDDTTIDDIATAAGIGRRTFFRYFASKNDLVWGEFEEQLTRLRALLDEVPADVPMMDAIRHAVIEFNRFDSAVVPWHRRRMELILRVPALRADSTLRYLSWQKLITEFIAGRTGQPADGPVPRLAGNLALTTSVTAYELWLEDESADLTGLLDTLFTRLAGAFRDVPEVRS; encoded by the coding sequence GTGGCGGAGCCGGCGACCGGTGCGGTCCGGAGTGGGCGGCCGCGGGTCGCGTCGCGGGCCGAGCTGGAGCGCATCGGGTTCGCGCTGTTCGAGCGGCAGGGCTTCGACGACACCACGATCGACGACATCGCCACCGCGGCCGGCATCGGCCGCCGTACCTTCTTCCGGTATTTCGCCTCCAAGAACGACCTGGTCTGGGGCGAGTTCGAGGAGCAGCTGACCCGGCTGCGGGCGCTGCTCGACGAGGTTCCCGCGGACGTGCCGATGATGGACGCGATCCGGCACGCGGTGATCGAGTTCAACCGGTTCGACAGCGCGGTCGTGCCCTGGCACCGCCGCCGCATGGAACTCATCCTGCGGGTGCCCGCGCTGCGCGCCGACTCGACGTTGCGCTACCTCTCGTGGCAGAAACTGATCACCGAGTTCATCGCCGGGCGCACCGGGCAACCCGCGGACGGCCCGGTGCCGCGACTGGCCGGCAACCTCGCGCTGACGACCAGTGTCACCGCCTACGAGCTGTGGCTGGAGGACGAGTCCGCGGACCTGACCGGGCTGCTCGACACGCTGTTCACCCGGCTCGCCGGCGCCTTCCGGGACGTGCCCGAGGTGCGCAGCTGA